The stretch of DNA tgaacaagctgacggtgaagaataaatatccattacctaggatcgatgacttgttcgatcagcttcaggggaagacggtcttttctaagattgatctccgttcgggttatcatcagttgagaatccgagaggaggacattccgaagacggctttccgcactaggtatggacactacgagttcctggttatgtcattcggactaaccaatgctcctgcagcgttcatggacctgatgaatagagtattcaaggatttcctcgatatctgtgtgattgtgtttatcgacgacatcctcgtgtactctcagtcagaagaggagcatgagttacatcttcagatggtactgcaacgacttcgagaacatagactctacgccaagttcaagaaatgtgagttttggttgtctcaggtgtccttcctaggacacattgtgggtaaggacgggatcaaggtggatcccgggaagatcgaatccgtcagggattggccgagaccgaagacagtgacagagatcagaagcttcttgggattagctgggtactaccgtaggttcgtggaggggttctccaaaatttcaatgcccctaaccgagcttacaaagaagaatcagcgatttatctggtcagataaatgcgaagctagttttcaggagctgaaacagaggttgattaccgctccggtactagctttgccttcggacgaagagaagttcgtggtctattgtgacgcatccaaacagggtttggggtgcgtattgatgcaagccgatcgggttatcgcttacgcctcccgtcagttaaaggattatgaacagcgatacccgactcatgatttagaattggccgcagtggtttttgcactgaagatttggcggcattacttgtatggtgagaagtgtgagatctataccgaccataaaagtctcaagtatttctttactcagaaagatttgaacatgagacaaaggcgttggttggaattagtgaaggattatgattgtgagatcctttaccatccgggaaaagccaatgtagtggccgatgccctgagcagaaagggtcccgggcaagtagctagcatggttcagatctcacctccgctagcagaggatatggttagatccagcattgagtttgtggtaggtcagcttcacaacttaacgctgcaatctgatctgttggaaagaataaaggttgctcagacgacagatccggagttagtgaagatccgagacgaggtattggctggtcaagccaaagacttttcagtgtcagatagtggaatgcttttgtataaagccagggtttgtgtcccgaacagtgtggacttgagaaacgagatctttgaggaggctcattctactccatattctctgcatcccggcaccaccaagatgtaccaagacttgaaaccgtacttctggtggaacggtatgaagaagaatttggtagaattcgtttcgagatgcctcacgtgtcagcagatcaaggctgaacatcagagaccagcagggttgttgcagcctctaaccctaccagaatggaaatgggaggatattacgatggattttgtggtcgggttacctaggaccacgggtatgtatgactccatctgggtagtggtggatcgatttacgaaatctgctcattttctgccggttagaacaacgtttacagtggatcagttggcagagttatatgtcagggagatagtgagacttcacggggtaccgaagtctatagtttcggacagggatccgaaattcacctccaaattttggcaaagtttgcaacgggcaatgggtacgaagctaaaattcagtacagcattccatcctcagacagatggtcagtccgaaaggacaattcagatattggaggatatgttgagagcctgtgttatggactttgagggttcatggagtaaatacctaccgttagtagaattctcgtacaacaacagttatcagagtacgatagggatggcaccctacgaactgttgtacggtagaaagtgtagatcccctatccactgggatgagacaggggagaggaaatacctaggtccagagtcagttcagcggaccaatgaggcaatagaaaagataaaagctagaatgcttgcctcacagagcagacagaagagttacgcagatccgaaacgtagggatgttgagttccgagtaggggaccatgtgtttttgcgagtatctccgatgaaggggattaaacgtttcgggaaaagaggcaagttatgccctagatttacaggacctttcgagattctcgagaagataggtcaagtggcatatcggttagcattgcctccagctttatcagcagtgcacaacgtatttcatgtctcaatgttgagaaaatacgtttcagacccctctcatatactcagttatgagagccttcagcttcagtcagatatgtcttatgaggaacagccagtgcagatcctggatagaaaggataaagtccttcggaataagaccataacgttggtcaaggttctctggagaaacagtaaggtggaagaagccacctgggagctagaatcagatatgcgagctcaatatccagagttattcaggttagatttcggggacgaaatccttttaagggggggatagttgtaaagcccgcttagttaatttggaaattagcagttatttatgttaatcaggaaattatttatagccatttaaataatttattattgatatttatggaattcagatatgcataattatgtcatcagcagtttttatatttcgcatttccggtgtccggtattttggaacgcggcgtttggctcagtagaaatcacaacttagtatgttagtattttggggacgggttttagacattgggaatgtcgggaatggccgggaatttagaatgtcccaaaaatacccctttagtgtgatttatgtgattttatggtggaggggcaaaatggtctttttgccccattagtgttttgtcttatgtgttttattaaatggaaaataaatgataattgtttattttaatggctgaaataaaaatGGTTTAAGTGGCTATTCTTTCActtttctctcatttcacacttagtcaaattagaaaggaaaatttcaaaaaactcacacacacaactctctctttttttcggccaagctttgagcagcaaggaggggatatttctcctttgattttggctggtttttcatcatcttttaaggtccattgcaagctaggttggttcatgtctctcctcctttaatttcttgaaaaattatgtgaaaaatgatgatgcatgcatgagtttttagtatttgttgctgctgtgattttgttatttttctagggttcaaagcatgattattttgatgatgattgagttgtttgaatgcttgttagttaggttgttcaagcttttagtttttatgtgaaaaagtatgaattttagaaggaaaatgttgtgattatgtacagtgatgttgctgttgtttctatgAGTTTGCAGAGGTATTTTTATGCCTAGTTTAGTAGAATTAAGCTTgtggattgcttgtttatgtggttttgctcaagcttgagtttggaactcaaagcttgagctccaatggcaaaatttgtgtatgtggtttctgggtaggtttgatgccttggaattgttatttggggcatatagagcaTGTGTCcgggaaagtttgggatcaattggggttaaattggtcgagttatgagattttatggttgctgcctgcgaggaaccggaattccggttgagcatccggaattccggatgggggttcagaatttcccagaaccggaattccggttgggcaaccggtctgccggttggggatttttcagaaccctagttttcctcgtttttgggtttttaggggtattgccatgctttttatcgatagggaaacttttagtttcgagttttagtccccgggaagtgatttagcgtgtcacttatagcgttgtgatttttatggtttaggagccagtaatccgccgttcagcttcagttccagtcaggttgaccggcacacctgaaatcggaatccaggtaagattagtataacagtatgcatatgtagattacatgtttagcgtgcatgtaggaagcctgttagattacattagatatgtatttaggcttcgaaccacccaaccctgtcacgtcggtacaggctggagtatgaccagcagccggagtatgaccggttcgaccgatcaggctgacactggttggtggttcagtgctattgacctatcccgtcggtacgagtggagtatgaccagcagccggagtatgaccggttcgaccgatcaggaggatacttgtcaatagtaccgtcccctgaacgttcaaaactcagtaccatgttggacatggcagtagtgctcagtaccatgttggacatggcagtagcgggactcagtatcgtgttggacacggcagtcagttttatgtatgttattagtatgcttttcttactgagtctgtcgactcacagtttatgttcttgtgtaggtaaaggcaaggctgtagctgatggaccgtgaccgagcatatgagattgtacatgtcggggcggttaggcctggagcgtacgatcctcgggacagcagggctgagatttttgtaactgtcgttagacgactttcattttgatgtaaaagttaaacagttaaaacgtttgtaaatatttttataaatcgggatcccgagacttttggaaaatggtttataagtttaatgaaaaagcaaaattttaattaatcacgtttttccataaacctcgttgattagcaacgagctgcacagtacgtttaaaaatcacgtaattcgCCTAatatagttagggtgttacatcctTCAAGCTGTTATACTTAGttagtatgatatatatattatacgctaagtgCTCTGACAGGCAGTACGTCTCGTCACTGCTTCTCTATGTATCGCGAGGTATATGCCTCGCTATGCATTACCGGTACCCTTTTCATGAATGTGCCTTCTGACGCAAAATAGTTTCTCGTTAATACACGAATCGATAGTTCGTACATCCTTGCCTCGCTGAAGATTGTGCAGTCTACAAGTTATAAATATACTCTATTGATTCtacatttaatgagttattccatttaatattcttttaatataatggccattatatttgttgatttgTATTCCTCAAGGTTGACACGTGTCATCCTCTGAAGTGCCagccgaattttgggtataacaaaaCTATGCATAAATCTAacaaatatatttctattattaGTTTTTTGACTCAATTTACatatctaaaaaatatatttttattattattttatctttaaataataacaataagttttgaatattattatatttattttacatagcacttaaataaaatatttttttaataaaaatgatattttttattgaattatatccacacacaaaaaaaaaatatcaattatacaactaaaaatatacataaacaaaataagaatataACTAAATATACATGTATTCTATGTAATTAAGATtatggtcaaacaacatccaatctgcACTAAATGTAGATTTCATATTTTAGATCCAATCAAATCCGCATAGCAGTTTAAAtctaatccaatctaatctGTAATAGTGAGGATTAGATCGATTATTTTAGTGTGAAttacattttactatttcatTAAAACTttaagatgaagaaaaaaaaaaccaacagtAACATAACTAAAGTTTAGGTAGCGTTTGGTaaccttttatttttaaatattttaatcacaaaattaaaagtaaaatttgtgttttcaaaaataaaaatgtgttctataaacacttttgatttttaattttaaacatagaaaacaaaagtgtgttctataatttttatttttatttttaattttatttaagtctggaacaagttcgggtttgggacTGTGGTCCGAGTTTGGGATTGGGGCCGGGGCTAGGGGTCCCAAGGTCCAGATTAAGGtcggagtctaaaatattgattaagaaaaaaaatttgtttacaaaaattttaaaagtgattttttattcttttcaaaattttaaaatatttgattCTCAATTTTAGACgtgaaaacagttttatagaatattttcacttttctaattaaaaaataaaaaaactgattaaaaaagtgttaccaaacacacccaattttttttaaaaaaaaattgattttgaaaaaaaatgcgttctataaccacttttgttttcaaatcttaaaaataaaaaataaaagcgtgttttgtattttttttatttttatttgttgattttatttaaattggTGTTATCTACATTTTTGTAATCAtgacacatatattgtaatcaAGAAAGGCTAAGGAGTCATTAGCTGACCAGTCTCCTAAATTGATGCTCCGAGAAGATAAAGGCACCAACTTCGCGGGAAGAGTTTCCGTAAATGGGAGTTCTCTGACTGCTAGCAACACAGAGAGTACTTGTGAGCCAAAGACTCCCTCCGTTCCAGGTTCTTAGCAGCAACCGACTTAGCTCAGGAATAGGCATAGGtattgtgggcacatatgtataatgtatatgctattataaagtgtgatacaaaattaagtgaccaattatgatATGTGTaccaaaagggtattaaattgtcatgaaaataatgtgcagataccataagttaatttataatttgttgaggggccaaattataaatacccaaaactcattatataatgcgtctataaataggtagtggtcccaaAGAAACACTAAGGGGTTGTTTGGTATGCGGTAATGGGAGAAGTGGGAATAGAAATCTTAAAGTTTCCTATGTTTGGTTATGTTTTTAACATTTTAATGTTGGCTAAGTGAAAGTGGCGGACTTTAGTTTGACTGGCAAGGAAAATccaataaaaatgtggttttcaCTTTCCAATGCTATTGGTAAACACAaacttttacattttaaaattatttttttctaatatatgaatactaatatatataaaaatatttaaaatatgaagtatttttgtaacaccctaactaacttaggcgtattacgtgattttcaaacgtactgtgcagctcgttgctaatcaacgaggtttatggaaaaacgtgattaattaaaattttgctttttaattaaacttataaaccatattacaaaagactcgggatcccgatttataaaatcttttacaaaagttttaactgtttaactattacataaaatttaaaagtcgtctaacgaccagttacaaaattcagccttgctgtcccgaggatcgtacgctccaggcctaaccgccccgacatgtacaatctcataagctcgctcacggtccatcagctatagccttgcctttacctacacatgaacataaactgtgagtcgacagactcagtaagaaaagcataataatatcatacataattctaactgccgtgtccaacacgatactgagtcccgctactgccatgtccaacatggtaccgagccactacttccatgtccaacatggtactgagttttgaacgttcatagggacggtactattgacaagtatcctcctgatcggtcgaaccggtcatactccggctgctggtcatactccagcctgtaccgacgggataggtcaatagtacggaaccaccaaccaaatgtcagcctgatcggttgATGCGGTAATACTGCGTGTacaggtcatactccagcctgtaccgacgtgacagggttggatggttcgaagcctatatacataactaatgtaatctaacaggcttcctacatgcacgctaaacatgtaatctacatatgcatactgttatactaatcttacctggattccgatttcaggtttgccggtcaacctgactggaactgaagctgagcggcggattactggctcctaaaccataaaaatcacaacgctataagtgacacgctaaatcacttcccgaggactaaaacttggaactaaaagtttccctatcgataaaaagcatggcaatacccctaaaaacataaaaacgaggaaactagggttctgaaaaattccccaaccggcagaccggttgcccaaccggaattccggttctgggaattactgaatcctcatccggaattccggatgctcaaccggaattccggttcctcgcaggcagcaaaccaaaattttcataactcgaccaattcaaccccaaatggtcccaaactttccagacctgttctataccttccctagaacatttctaaggcctcaaactaacccagaaaccacagaatcaaaaatcaccattaaagctcaagctttgagttctaaactcaaacttgagcaattcccacaaacatgcattcaaacctagttaattctactcaaatatgcatgaaatcacctctgaaaactattagaaacTACAGCAGCATCACAATAACAGAATCACtatattttcctccaaaaatcacattttgcatagaaaattcaaagctttaaCAATCTATCCAATATGCTTTCAAAATCACTTaaacaaccctaatctaacatgcttaaactcagAACAACAACCagatttcagcagcaacaacaacaactattcaagcatgcatttcatcaattttcataaaaatctcaaggaaactaattagaaaaaagctagacaagaattaccttgatTAGAGACACACTAACTAGCTGAAATttacttgaaattgaagaggaaaaatcacccttgaagctgcctcaaatggccgaaaagagagagagagagttttgagagagttttctttgaaaaaaaagcaattttttctaagtttgtgaaaaatgaaataaaagccatataattccattttattcagccaacaattaaacaattacacatttctttttcattaataatttcactagaagacaaaatactaatggggcaaaaagaccattttgcccctccaccataaaatcacataaatcatactaaaggggtatttttgggaaattctaaattcccggccattcccgacattcccaatgtctaaaacccgtccccaaattactaacatactaagttgtgatttctactgagccaaacgccgagttccaaaataccggacaccggaaatgcaaaatatgaaaaactactgatgacataatcatgcatttctgaattccataaataacagtaataaattatttaaatagctataaataattccataattaaacataaaccaccgctaatttccaaattaactaagcgggctttacaattttccttattttttttattaattttattttataaaatatattattaatttgtatataaatttactctttataattatttattattgttaaattttttttataaaattatatgaaaaataataaataaaaattatcttGAACACTtagaacgaaaaaaaaaaaattaattattagtattttatatataaaaaaaaattattgtaaaaatAATTGTCACATTCCATTCCAATGTCAACCAAGCAATGTTAAATTTATTCCCATGAAATGAAACCTGCATACCAAACAGCCCCTAaggtttctgtattctctcaTTCCTCATcatagaaaatattttcaaaagatagtgtattcttggaagatcataaCTTTCTGTGCAATCTCtaacaatggcttcaggttagtgcttccgcttacctttcatcatcatcttcttcttcttcttctttaatttggtAAATATTCTATAGacttatgatttagggttttctataatatagcacttttaggaatatatttagatttgtggtatatatatttattaagtaTTTTATAAATCCTAACACATATACCACATTTAAGCGTATAATGTCAAATTTTTATCCTAATAACCTTATGTGTCATCAAttcttctaaaaaaataaaataaaaatattttattttcttctttgagTGTTTTACATTTATTGTTAAAGTATATTATAgttttgaaatagtaaaattcatGGAATTTATATCTCTACGAGTACAAAACATTGAGTCTTGTAAGTTGGAAATGTGTCATTATTATTGACGCGTTATATTATCCACAACATTATCCCATATATTTTCACAATATAGTTTTGTCCAGTacaaaaccttttttttttttttttccaaatctaATAAAGTACTGTAGTGCTATATCGTTTAATTTTGAGGTGTGTGGTGTCTACTGAGTACTGACTCGTCCCAAAAATGAACATTTGCTCTCACCATAGCTTATGGCTAAAGCCAGCTTCTTTCTCTTCTTATGGCCCATTATTCTGGGAGAAGAAaggccatccttcttcttcttcttcttcttcttcttcttcttcttatttttctctttcttgTGGTTATGTTGTTTGTTCAGTAGACAAAAATGAGTCCCAACAACACTTTGAGGTTGACCAAGATAAGGCCAGGGATGCCCTTAAACAGCTCGACCAACAGCTGCAATCCATCTCCCAAAAACAACTTCGGTCTCCTAAAATCAAAGGTAACTAATaagaattataaaattttatgtaaatgtattaatatatacatataattggTAACgtaaaaatttttattaataaagtaaattTAGGCAATTGTATTATATGCtgatatattactaaaaaaatcaGAATCAACAAGATAGAGAAATTATACcgtttataaaaataagaatgaaaATCCTATAGTACTTTCAACTAAAATACAAATTCAAAGTAGCAAAATTACGATAAAGAATTCAACTGCTATATACCACCATCATAATTGGCATTTGATTATGAAAACACTAAGCATTTAGAACTTTTAGAACTTTTATTGAGGTGACATGGACATGAAAATTGATCTAAATTAATAtcgtgaatatttaattaagtgaaaagtttagtaagttttaaaaatttgacATAGTTTTCATTTGGGTGAGATTGAAGACCCatatatacttaaatatttgtggTTTTGCTCTCTTACTTATTATTGTCATATTATGAGTAGTGATTGAATTAATGTGGGACTAATGTTTATACTCAAAAATTGATTACATCAATTCAATCTCAAAATACATAAAACTAAACTTAGAGAAAAGAAGAATCATGAGATTTAAATTTGTTGTAAAAGAAACTGGTATGTTTTAAATTTATACCTAGTACTCAATCAAACTAAGATGCTTTAGTATTAGTTTTTATAACTAGGGAATGAATTTGTGCGCAATCTTCAataaagttaattaatttttatctaagtgatatgtaaaatatattatattatttttaatatataatagttaagatatataaatttaactaatattaatattttaataattaatctaTTTTTGACATAATGTCCATTAATTCTATTAATTTATAGTCATAAAGGAGATATCACCTCAtgtgatgtaataaaataattaacttattataatatggatatGTATTATGTTggttgtttttataaaatagttAATGTTATGTTTCCaccatttaatatttttggaaaaatataaattttatcaaATAAGTTATTATTCTATGTTATTCTTGTAAATGTatacttatatttttttatatgcttgactagtattatatatcaaaatatacacatgtatatattatttttgatgaaaaatatatataaatatatacttagattcaaaacaatgaaacaaaatatttaaaagatacGTATTTCAGATCTTTTTatagtattttaattttattgttttaatattataaaatgtaTATAATTACTACATTATCAATACTTTTATTGTtgagttgtttttttttcttaagatatATAACATACAAGACAACTTAGTATAGAAATACTAATTATAactataagtatattttttttctttcttaaatgCCAACATAATGACATTTGATTTTGtttgttatatatttttttataattaaaaaataaaaataactacaaattaaataatataaattgttaaaaatagaataaagttTAACTTATTTTAGATGTTAATTATAGTCAAACTATATAATAGTCCAtatctaaaaaattattatattatctaaattttattttcttacacttttttatattaaaattaagataattatttgattactatatggattattttagaattatttgataTTAGTGCATGTTGTAGTTAATAAATACATTGTTAAATGATATTCAAAATCAATAAGTAATATTAAGAGTAtgctattataataataattatattattattattattattattattattattatcattattattattgtgggAAAATTACAACTAAATAAGAGAGTTAAATCAACTAAaacttaatcaataaataattagctATAGTAGGATTAACAATCCACAAACAATAAATGAAGATATGAATAGGGACTAATAGAGTATTATTATAACTAGAAACGATTAAAGCAAcaagacaataaaaaaaaaactcaagatATATACTGGATCAAGTCATATAGATTGCTGTAATCTATGACTTACTTTAATTTTGGAGCACCGCCAAATCTTCTTTAGTGCTTCAGCAAAAATAGGGTACAACTACAATCGAGATTGATTTCCTGTTAGATTTTCTCACAATATTTTTCTCTCACACTCTTACCTAAGAATGTTCTTCATCTATAAAAGGTTCTTTATACAAAATCCAAACCCAATCTCTCACTTTTCTCTCTACCTCTCAGTCTCTCTCTCAAGATCACCTCTCGAAACTCATTTGGTCTCATTCTTTCCAAAGTAATAAGTGTTAGTGGTATTTATAGGTCCATGATATAGATCCTAAAGTCGGTGGTTGTAAGTGCTAAGTTGTTAGGTTAGTTATGACTTAACAAACTTAACAAACTCCATGTAACAGTATCTCCACATCAGCATAAGATAAAGTGCTTTCGAATGAGATGTACGCATCCTAGAAGAAATACCAACGCATACATTGAAGAGACTTCTTGGATAGGAAAGGCAATAGCTAGAGTTGATTATCCAAAACTCCTTTCCTAGAGGAACGACTAGCCATTTGGACTACAACTCTTTTCTAGAGGAAGACTAGCTTTTCTAAAGACTCCTTCCAAGTTGACACGATAGACATATGAGAATGCCCTTTCGAATGACATCTATCATTCCACAAGACTTCTTATAGATGGTCAAGTTAGACTTTTGGGAATGCCTTTTTGAAAGACATCTAACTTTTCATAACCGGAACAGTTTTTGGAGATGTTTTTATTTATAGGAACTATACTACAAGTTCCACCTAGTTTCTTCAAATTAAAATACTGACG from Cannabis sativa cultivar Pink pepper isolate KNU-18-1 chromosome 2, ASM2916894v1, whole genome shotgun sequence encodes:
- the LOC115718474 gene encoding uncharacterized protein LOC115718474 isoform X1, yielding MNICSHHSLWLKPASFSSYGPLFWEKKGHPSSSSSSSSSSSYFSLSCGYVVCSVDKNESQQHFEVDQDKARDALKQLDQQLQSISQKQLRSPKIKASDVKLTTREEYDQDSEVEVVSEFSSSFLAYTAGLLILLTILYNIFFITVIKPSIDGPDQSPITTIDRDILNY
- the LOC115718474 gene encoding uncharacterized protein LOC115718474 isoform X2, which codes for MNICSHHSLWLKPASFSSYGPLFWEKKGHPSSSSSSSSSSSYFSLSCGYVVCSVDKNESQQHFEVDQDKARDALKQLDQQLQSISQKQLRSPKIKGGCLNEECYRQPPVTIS